One part of the Sporocytophaga myxococcoides DSM 11118 genome encodes these proteins:
- a CDS encoding phytoene desaturase family protein, with protein MKTIAIIGSGISGLSAAAYLASKGQNVLVFEKNNEIGGRMRQHKAEGFTFDMGPSWYWMPDVFDTFFENLGHKTSDFYELKKLDPGFQIITSNNEIMKIPACWDNLLEMIENIEAGAAERLKEFMKEAAYKYEVGIKKLVYKPGLSVWELLTKDTIKGVFRLQLFSSYSAHVRKYFSNKKIIALMEFPVLFLGAMPKDTPALYSLMNYAGLYQGTFYPMGGLKKVTDAMQQAGAQRGVKFYVNEAVESVTQGLGYGIDIKTSKRLLQVDGIIASADYHHVEQKLLNQEDRNYAEQYWQKKTFAPSSLLFYIGVNRKLPRLEHHNLFFDADFDDHARAIYEKPEWPDQPLFYVCCPSKTDPDVAPSGMENLFILMPIAPDIEDSEEKRESYFVKLLTRLEKFTGVPVREHIVYKRSYCVEDFKSDYNSYKGNAYGLANTLMQTANLKPKIKNKHIQNFYYTGQLTVPGPGVPPSIISGQVAATELLKSLRINI; from the coding sequence ATGAAAACCATAGCCATTATAGGATCAGGCATTAGTGGTCTGAGTGCCGCAGCATACCTGGCATCGAAAGGTCAGAATGTTTTGGTATTTGAAAAAAATAATGAGATCGGAGGCCGCATGCGTCAGCACAAAGCCGAGGGATTTACTTTTGATATGGGACCCAGCTGGTATTGGATGCCTGATGTGTTTGATACATTCTTTGAAAATCTTGGACATAAAACATCTGATTTTTACGAATTAAAAAAACTGGATCCTGGCTTTCAGATTATCACCAGTAATAATGAAATCATGAAAATTCCGGCTTGTTGGGATAACTTGCTTGAGATGATTGAAAATATTGAAGCAGGCGCCGCAGAAAGGTTAAAAGAGTTTATGAAGGAGGCTGCATACAAATATGAAGTCGGTATCAAAAAGCTGGTATATAAGCCAGGCCTGTCTGTCTGGGAGCTGCTGACAAAGGATACTATTAAAGGAGTATTTCGCCTGCAGTTATTTTCTTCATACAGTGCTCATGTGCGGAAATATTTTTCAAACAAAAAAATAATAGCATTAATGGAGTTCCCGGTATTGTTTCTCGGCGCAATGCCTAAAGATACTCCGGCGCTATACAGTTTGATGAATTATGCAGGATTGTATCAGGGCACATTTTATCCTATGGGTGGATTAAAAAAAGTGACGGATGCTATGCAGCAAGCGGGTGCACAGAGAGGTGTAAAATTTTATGTAAATGAAGCTGTTGAATCTGTAACCCAAGGTTTGGGATATGGCATTGATATTAAAACTTCAAAACGATTGCTGCAGGTTGATGGTATTATTGCCAGCGCCGACTATCATCATGTTGAACAAAAACTTCTGAATCAGGAAGACAGGAATTACGCTGAACAATACTGGCAAAAGAAAACCTTTGCTCCATCATCTCTGCTGTTTTATATAGGAGTTAACAGAAAACTTCCAAGGCTTGAGCATCATAACTTGTTCTTTGATGCAGACTTTGATGATCATGCCCGGGCTATTTATGAAAAACCAGAATGGCCTGATCAACCATTATTTTATGTTTGTTGCCCTTCGAAAACAGATCCTGATGTTGCACCTTCAGGAATGGAGAATCTTTTCATACTCATGCCGATAGCACCAGACATAGAAGATAGTGAAGAAAAGAGAGAATCTTACTTTGTAAAATTATTAACCCGACTTGAAAAATTTACCGGTGTGCCTGTCCGCGAACATATAGTTTATAAGAGAAGCTATTGTGTTGAGGATTTTAAATCTGACTATAACTCCTACAAAGGAAATGCCTATGGATTAGCCAATACATTAATGCAAACAGCTAATCTTAAACCAAAAATTAAAAACAAACACATACAAAACTTTTATTATACAGGTCAACTCACTGTTCCGGGCCCCGGAGTTCCACCTTCAATCATATCAGGTCAGGTTGCAGCAACAGAATTATTAAAATCATTACGGATAAATATATGA
- a CDS encoding MerR family transcriptional regulator encodes MSVYSISDLEKLSGIKAHTIRIWEQRYEILKPLRSEGNVRYYDDDQVRQFIQIALLVRNGYKISKICKLDNAAIYKMVEDLTDESTDDIKTKLLVDRLISVAIDFDEHSFQRIFQESINHYGMIATYEKVIYPMLVKIGLLWGKTELIPAQEHFISNLVKQKLYHSIDALPPAPHGSKTWLLFLPEEEDHELGLLLSSYILRANNYRVIYLGQRVPYYNLKTVIEKIKPDYMQYFIVRYYSSETVQDLISGMNHDFPEITKCVSMSETLFQSIQLPKDHRYIKDIDHLLQLIQSDKP; translated from the coding sequence ATGTCGGTTTATTCAATTTCAGATCTTGAAAAGCTCAGTGGGATAAAAGCTCACACCATAAGGATATGGGAACAACGATATGAAATTCTTAAACCACTGCGCTCTGAGGGAAATGTAAGGTATTACGATGATGATCAGGTCAGGCAATTCATTCAGATAGCTCTATTGGTTCGCAACGGATATAAAATATCCAAAATTTGCAAACTGGATAATGCGGCCATTTACAAAATGGTTGAAGATTTAACGGATGAGTCAACCGACGATATCAAAACAAAATTACTGGTAGACAGGTTGATCTCAGTCGCGATTGACTTTGATGAACACTCTTTTCAAAGAATATTTCAGGAATCAATAAATCATTATGGAATGATTGCCACTTATGAAAAAGTGATTTATCCTATGTTGGTAAAAATAGGTTTACTCTGGGGCAAAACAGAACTGATTCCAGCACAGGAACACTTTATTTCAAATCTTGTCAAGCAAAAGTTATATCACTCCATTGATGCGTTACCTCCTGCTCCTCATGGATCTAAAACATGGCTATTGTTTCTTCCCGAAGAAGAAGACCATGAACTAGGACTTCTTTTATCCAGCTACATTCTCAGAGCTAATAATTATCGTGTTATTTACCTGGGACAACGGGTTCCTTACTACAATCTGAAAACTGTTATTGAAAAAATCAAACCTGACTACATGCAGTATTTCATAGTAAGGTATTATAGCTCGGAAACCGTTCAGGATCTGATATCTGGTATGAACCATGACTTTCCTGAGATAACAAAATGTGTTTCAATGTCTGAAACATTATTCCAATCCATTCAACTTCCAAAGGACCACAGATATATAAAAGACATAGACCATCTTCTTCAACTCATACAATCTGACAAACCATGA
- a CDS encoding HD domain-containing protein, producing MNEKWSINEIQDAWQLASQLHDGQKYGGANQEEQVEYINHIGSVVFEIMTAITIEDGMDSNLAIKCAVLHDTIEDTSLSYDDILTRFGSQVANGVLALTKNATIEGKKEKMLDSLKRIKEQPKEIWAIKMADRIANLYAPPFYWTNEKKKEYIEEACLIHDELKEGNKYLATRLANKIIEYQKFID from the coding sequence ATGAATGAAAAATGGTCTATTAATGAAATACAAGATGCCTGGCAATTGGCATCACAACTCCATGATGGACAGAAGTACGGAGGGGCCAATCAAGAAGAGCAAGTAGAATATATCAATCATATCGGAAGTGTAGTTTTTGAAATTATGACAGCCATTACTATTGAAGATGGGATGGATTCTAATCTCGCTATAAAATGCGCAGTCCTTCATGACACCATTGAAGACACGAGCTTATCCTATGATGACATTTTAACCAGGTTTGGAAGCCAGGTAGCAAATGGAGTTTTAGCATTGACTAAAAATGCAACCATAGAAGGAAAAAAAGAAAAGATGCTTGATAGCCTAAAGCGTATAAAAGAACAGCCAAAGGAAATCTGGGCCATCAAAATGGCTGACAGGATAGCTAATTTATATGCCCCTCCTTTTTATTGGACCAATGAGAAGAAAAAGGAATATATTGAAGAAGCATGTTTAATTCATGATGAATTGAAAGAAGGGAACAAATATCTGGCAACAAGACTAGCCAATAAAATTATAGAGTATCAAAAGTTTATTGATTAA